The following are encoded together in the Rhodospirillales bacterium genome:
- a CDS encoding TRAP transporter substrate-binding protein, translated as MGRTVLVVLALLVGAAGGFVASQWNTEDSAAPGAETAGVTGTGGDGDVVPIRWKMASAFGSQWPIQGELGVHLVEQVDRVTGGSVKIQFFEPNALVPPLEMFDAVSQGSIDAAWASAGLWAGKIPALQFFTAVPFGPGIGEYLGWLYADGAEKTYRDLYVPHGIHAMHCGLHSPEGSGWFREEIKSIEDLRGLKMRFFGLGARVMEKLGVSTQLLAGGDIFPALELGAIDAAEYSMPVIDLNQGFYQVAKHYYFPGWHQQTSLFELLVSNDRWNELSLVQQAQIEMVCEANFVRGAAIGEAAQSDALAELEDRGVQFHRWSPEILDAMREGWKEVVAEESAKDADFARVAESYFAFHERYRTWAEYGYLR; from the coding sequence ATGGGCCGAACTGTTTTAGTCGTGCTGGCACTCTTGGTGGGTGCTGCTGGCGGTTTCGTTGCGTCTCAGTGGAATACTGAGGATTCCGCTGCCCCCGGTGCGGAAACCGCCGGGGTCACGGGCACCGGTGGCGACGGAGACGTTGTCCCAATCCGCTGGAAGATGGCGAGCGCTTTCGGGAGCCAGTGGCCAATTCAGGGTGAGCTTGGCGTCCATTTGGTGGAGCAGGTTGATCGGGTGACCGGGGGGTCGGTCAAGATCCAGTTCTTCGAGCCAAATGCGCTGGTGCCTCCGCTCGAGATGTTCGATGCGGTGTCACAGGGCTCGATCGACGCGGCTTGGGCGTCCGCAGGTCTGTGGGCCGGCAAGATTCCTGCCCTGCAGTTCTTCACCGCGGTCCCCTTCGGCCCCGGGATCGGCGAGTACTTGGGATGGCTGTATGCGGATGGGGCCGAGAAGACGTATCGGGACCTCTACGTGCCCCACGGCATTCACGCAATGCACTGCGGCTTGCATTCCCCGGAGGGGTCAGGCTGGTTCCGCGAGGAGATCAAGTCGATTGAAGATCTTCGCGGCCTAAAGATGCGCTTCTTTGGGCTTGGCGCGCGGGTGATGGAAAAGCTGGGAGTATCCACCCAGTTGCTGGCCGGCGGCGACATCTTCCCGGCCCTCGAACTCGGCGCCATCGATGCGGCCGAGTACTCCATGCCCGTTATCGATCTGAATCAAGGCTTCTACCAGGTGGCCAAGCACTACTACTTCCCGGGGTGGCATCAGCAGACGAGCCTGTTTGAGCTGCTGGTGTCGAACGACCGCTGGAACGAACTGTCGCTGGTGCAGCAGGCCCAGATAGAGATGGTTTGTGAAGCCAATTTCGTTCGCGGCGCTGCGATCGGAGAGGCGGCGCAATCGGATGCGCTAGCCGAATTGGAGGATCGCGGGGTCCAGTTTCACCGCTGGTCTCCCGAGATCCTGGACGCGATGCGAGAGGGCTGGAAGGAAGTGGTGGCCGAGGAATCGGCGAAGGATGCGGATTTCGCGCGGGTCGCAGAATCCTACTTCGCCTTTCACGAGCGCTATCGTACCTGGGCGGAGTACGGCTACTTGCGCTAG
- the glnA gene encoding type I glutamate--ammonia ligase: protein MASDVENVLELIREKNVEFVDFRFTDPRGKWQHVSQTAKVVTEDTFADGVMFDGSSIAGWKDISQSDMCMMPDASTAVVDPFTAQPTLILFCNILEPTTGEAYERDPRSTAVRAEAFLKSSGIGDTAYFGPEAEFFVFDDVRWDVTMNHTFYRIDSEEGPYNSGEEFEGGNVGHRPVAKGGYFPVPPVDSATDLRSEMVTTMAEMGLEMEKHHHEVAPSQHELGLKFSPLVQAADSLQIYKYCVHMVAHSYGKTATFMPKPVVDDNGSGMHVHQSVWKGGAPLFAGDGYAGLSETCLHYIGGIIKHARTLNAFTNPTTNSYKRLVPGFEAPTLLAYSARNRSASCRIPFTTGPNGKRVEVRFPDPSSNPYLAFAAMLMAGLDGIRNRIHPGDPLDKNLYDLAPEERSGIATLSESLKEAVDCLESDHDFLTEGGVFSKDAIEGYIELRREEIQRLDYSPHPAEFDMYYSV from the coding sequence ATGGCTTCTGATGTCGAAAACGTTCTCGAACTGATCCGTGAAAAAAACGTCGAGTTCGTCGACTTTCGTTTCACGGATCCGCGGGGAAAATGGCAACACGTATCCCAGACTGCGAAAGTCGTCACAGAGGACACGTTTGCCGACGGTGTGATGTTCGACGGCTCGTCGATCGCGGGTTGGAAGGACATCAGTCAGTCCGACATGTGCATGATGCCGGACGCGTCCACCGCCGTTGTTGACCCGTTCACGGCGCAGCCGACGCTGATTCTCTTCTGCAACATCCTTGAACCCACAACGGGCGAGGCCTACGAGCGCGACCCGCGCTCCACTGCGGTCCGCGCCGAGGCCTTCCTGAAGTCGTCGGGTATCGGTGACACCGCGTATTTCGGGCCTGAGGCCGAGTTCTTCGTGTTCGACGACGTGCGCTGGGACGTGACGATGAATCACACGTTCTACCGCATCGATTCGGAGGAAGGACCGTACAATTCAGGCGAAGAGTTCGAGGGCGGGAACGTCGGCCACCGTCCGGTCGCAAAGGGTGGGTACTTCCCGGTCCCGCCGGTGGATTCTGCTACCGATCTCCGCTCCGAGATGGTGACGACCATGGCGGAGATGGGTCTTGAGATGGAAAAGCACCACCACGAGGTGGCGCCTTCCCAGCACGAGCTAGGTTTGAAGTTCAGCCCCCTGGTGCAGGCGGCAGACTCGCTCCAGATTTACAAGTACTGCGTCCACATGGTGGCGCATTCCTACGGCAAGACCGCGACTTTCATGCCGAAGCCTGTCGTCGATGACAATGGCTCAGGCATGCACGTGCACCAGTCCGTCTGGAAAGGGGGCGCGCCATTGTTTGCTGGCGACGGGTATGCCGGGCTATCCGAGACTTGCCTGCACTACATTGGCGGCATCATCAAACATGCGCGGACGCTGAATGCCTTCACGAATCCGACGACCAACAGCTACAAGCGGTTGGTGCCGGGCTTCGAGGCACCGACACTCCTGGCATATTCGGCCCGGAACCGGTCGGCAAGCTGCCGGATCCCCTTCACCACGGGGCCCAACGGCAAGCGGGTGGAGGTTCGCTTCCCCGATCCCTCGTCCAATCCGTACCTGGCATTCGCCGCCATGCTGATGGCCGGGCTCGACGGGATTCGCAATCGAATTCACCCGGGTGACCCGCTGGACAAGAACCTGTACGACCTGGCTCCGGAAGAACGGAGCGGGATCGCGACCCTGTCGGAGAGCTTGAAGGAGGCGGTCGATTGCTTGGAAAGCGATCACGACTTCCTGACGGAAGGCGGTGTGTTCTCGAAGGATGCCATCGAAGGCTACATCGAGCTCAGGCGTGAGGAGATCCAGCGACTGGATTATTCGCCACATCCCGCCGAATTCGACATGTACTACTCTGTCTGA
- a CDS encoding P-II family nitrogen regulator, which produces MKKIEAVIKPFKLDEVKEALHEVGLQGITVTEVKGFGRQKGHTELFRGAEYVVDFLPKIKIEVVLRDEVLEKAIEAIQKSAHTGRIGDGKIFVTPVEQAIRIRTGEEGDIVI; this is translated from the coding sequence GTGAAGAAAATTGAAGCCGTTATCAAGCCGTTCAAGCTCGACGAAGTGAAGGAAGCGCTTCACGAGGTGGGCTTGCAGGGGATCACCGTAACCGAGGTCAAGGGATTCGGCCGCCAGAAAGGGCACACCGAACTGTTTCGTGGCGCCGAATACGTGGTCGACTTCCTGCCCAAGATCAAGATCGAGGTGGTACTTAGGGACGAGGTGCTCGAGAAGGCGATCGAGGCCATTCAAAAGTCGGCCCATACGGGACGGATCGGTGACGGCAAGATCTTCGTTACGCCAGTTGAGCAGGCGATCCGGATTCGGACCGGCGAAGAAGGCGACATTGTAATCTAG
- a CDS encoding branched-chain amino acid ABC transporter permease LivH (LivHMGF is the membrane component of the LIV-I/LS branched-chain amino acid transporter), producing the protein MDYFAQQFINGISLGAIYGLIAIGYTMVYGIIGMINFAHGEIYMIGAFIALMVMVAFGIGEGGLVILALLSALLVSMALTSLYGWVLERVAYRPLRGSQRLAALISAIGMSIALQNYVQLTQGARVKTLPPIIQGGFEFQFGDTDFIVRLSTLQILIVLVTIALMAVFALLIARTALGRAQRACQQDQSMAALLGVNVDRTISLTFVMGAALASVAGLMVTLYYGVIDFFVGFIAGIKAFTAAVLGGIGSIPGAMLGGLLIGFTEAMWSGYFSIEYKDVATFSILVIVLIFLPTGILGTPEVEKV; encoded by the coding sequence ATGGACTATTTCGCGCAACAGTTCATTAATGGCATCAGTCTTGGGGCAATCTACGGCCTGATCGCAATCGGCTACACGATGGTCTACGGGATCATCGGCATGATCAATTTCGCTCACGGCGAGATCTACATGATCGGGGCCTTCATCGCGCTCATGGTCATGGTCGCTTTCGGGATCGGCGAGGGCGGCCTGGTCATACTCGCTCTACTGTCCGCGCTGCTTGTGTCCATGGCCCTCACCTCGCTGTACGGGTGGGTACTGGAGCGCGTCGCCTACCGCCCCCTCCGGGGATCGCAGCGGCTCGCCGCGCTCATCTCGGCAATCGGCATGTCCATTGCGCTCCAGAACTACGTGCAGCTTACGCAGGGCGCCCGCGTCAAGACTCTCCCGCCGATCATCCAGGGCGGGTTCGAGTTCCAGTTTGGTGACACCGACTTCATTGTCCGCCTCAGCACCCTGCAGATCTTGATCGTCCTGGTAACCATTGCTCTCATGGCCGTGTTCGCGCTGCTGATCGCCCGGACGGCTCTCGGGCGCGCGCAGCGCGCCTGCCAGCAAGACCAGAGCATGGCGGCCTTGCTGGGAGTCAACGTGGACCGGACGATCTCCCTGACGTTCGTGATGGGCGCCGCCCTCGCCTCGGTGGCCGGGCTGATGGTCACGCTCTACTACGGTGTCATTGATTTCTTTGTCGGTTTCATCGCCGGAATCAAGGCCTTCACTGCAGCGGTGCTGGGCGGGATCGGCTCCATTCCAGGGGCCATGCTGGGCGGACTCTTGATCGGTTTCACGGAAGCGATGTGGTCGGGATATTTCAGTATTGAATACAAAGACGTGGCAACTTTCTCCATCTTGGTGATCGTGCTGATCTTCCTGCCAACCGGTATCCTGGGCACACCTGAAGTGGAGAAGGTGTGA
- the livM gene encoding high-affinity branched-chain amino acid ABC transporter permease LivM, which produces MRPPFASPLLRDAVLVAGIAGVLAFPFVGLLLTTQGTAPTLSTRFPEFAGAVVLIFFGRLGISAARRGHSLFPIVLGVAMATVGAFSLLFETTGMAADSAAPWHAFVPGTFLATVASAGGVAIAVVAGRNHLLRDSVPVARTPLPMKQLLLWTGVALAGVAIVLPLLPAVDRRLIDVATLVLTYVMLGWGLNIVVGLAGLLDLGYVAFYAVGAYSYALLSVTFGWSFWVCLPLAGALAALFGILLGFPVLRLRGDYLAIVTLGFGEMIRIILLNWYDFTNGPDGISNIGRPSFFGFQFAAKPTEGTESFHTLFGIAYDPVHRLIFLYYLILALALLTNAFTLRIRRLPVGRAWEALREDEIACRSLGVNPRNTKLSAFAIGAMFAGFAGSFFATRQGFVSPESFTFIESAILVAIVVLGGMGSQIGVAVAAIILVGLPEYFRELQEYRMLAFGMGMVLIMLWRPGGLLTHREPTIRTRPQPASA; this is translated from the coding sequence GTGAGGCCGCCATTCGCCTCACCGCTTCTTCGCGACGCGGTGCTGGTTGCGGGAATCGCCGGCGTCCTTGCCTTTCCGTTCGTCGGCCTGCTGCTGACCACGCAGGGGACTGCGCCAACCCTCAGCACTCGTTTCCCCGAGTTTGCCGGGGCAGTCGTGCTCATCTTTTTCGGGCGCCTGGGTATCAGCGCCGCGCGCCGGGGCCACAGCCTCTTCCCGATCGTGCTCGGCGTCGCGATGGCGACCGTCGGCGCGTTCTCGCTGCTCTTCGAAACCACCGGCATGGCGGCCGACAGCGCCGCTCCTTGGCATGCGTTCGTGCCCGGCACCTTCCTGGCAACCGTCGCCAGCGCCGGCGGCGTCGCTATCGCCGTCGTCGCGGGGCGCAATCACCTACTCCGAGACAGCGTGCCGGTGGCGCGGACACCGCTGCCGATGAAGCAGCTGCTGCTGTGGACCGGGGTCGCGCTGGCCGGTGTCGCCATCGTCCTGCCACTGCTGCCCGCGGTCGACCGACGGTTGATCGACGTCGCCACGCTAGTCCTGACCTACGTGATGCTCGGATGGGGTCTCAATATCGTCGTCGGACTGGCAGGCCTGCTGGACCTTGGGTACGTCGCGTTCTACGCGGTGGGCGCATACTCGTACGCTCTGCTCTCGGTGACCTTTGGCTGGAGCTTCTGGGTCTGCCTGCCCCTGGCAGGCGCCCTGGCGGCCCTGTTCGGCATCCTGCTCGGATTTCCCGTGCTGCGGCTCCGTGGCGACTACCTGGCGATCGTCACACTCGGCTTCGGAGAAATGATCCGGATCATCCTGCTCAACTGGTACGACTTCACCAATGGACCGGACGGCATCTCCAACATCGGCCGACCGAGCTTCTTCGGCTTCCAGTTTGCAGCGAAGCCCACCGAAGGAACCGAATCGTTTCACACGCTCTTCGGTATCGCCTACGACCCCGTGCATCGACTGATCTTTCTGTACTACCTGATTCTCGCGCTCGCCCTGCTGACCAACGCGTTCACCCTCCGCATCCGCCGACTGCCCGTCGGGCGGGCCTGGGAAGCACTCAGGGAGGACGAGATCGCCTGCCGATCGCTGGGCGTCAATCCCCGGAACACCAAGCTTTCCGCCTTCGCGATCGGCGCCATGTTCGCCGGGTTCGCCGGCTCGTTCTTTGCCACACGGCAGGGGTTTGTCAGCCCCGAGAGCTTCACGTTCATCGAATCCGCCATTCTGGTTGCCATCGTCGTACTGGGCGGCATGGGGAGTCAGATTGGCGTCGCCGTCGCGGCCATCATCTTGGTGGGCCTGCCCGAGTACTTCCGGGAATTGCAGGAGTATCGAATGCTGGCGTTCGGGATGGGCATGGTGTTGATCATGCTGTGGCGCCCGGGCGGGCTCCTCACGCACCGTGAACCCACAATCCGCACGCGCCCTCAGCCCGCCTCGGCATGA
- a CDS encoding ABC transporter ATP-binding protein — protein sequence MTSSALLQVEHLTMRFGGLVAVDDVSFSVAQGAIHALIGPNGAGKTTVFNCLTGFYKPSVGRITLNSPESQATFLLEQMDDFRIVRDARVVRTFQNIRTFPKMSVLENLMVAQHNHLMRASGWTFLGLIGAPSFRHAEAASVERAEYWIDRTGLAEYADSEAGALPYGEQRRLEIARAMCCDPVLLCLDEPAAGLNPSETEQLSELIGYIRDHHHISVLLIEHDMSMVMGVSDHIVVLDYGQKIAEGTPEEVRNDPAVVQAYLGSDDDETDNAADATT from the coding sequence ATGACCTCCTCCGCGCTTCTCCAGGTCGAACACCTCACCATGCGTTTCGGCGGCCTGGTGGCGGTCGACGACGTGAGCTTCTCGGTCGCGCAAGGCGCCATCCATGCCCTGATTGGCCCCAACGGCGCCGGCAAGACCACGGTGTTCAACTGCCTGACCGGCTTCTACAAGCCGTCCGTCGGCAGGATCACGCTGAATTCGCCGGAATCCCAAGCCACGTTCCTCCTGGAACAGATGGACGACTTCCGGATCGTGCGCGACGCGAGGGTTGTGCGCACATTCCAGAATATTCGCACGTTTCCCAAGATGTCCGTCCTCGAGAACCTGATGGTGGCGCAGCACAACCACCTCATGCGCGCATCCGGCTGGACGTTCCTTGGACTCATCGGCGCGCCATCCTTCCGACACGCCGAGGCGGCGTCCGTGGAACGGGCCGAGTACTGGATCGACCGCACCGGGCTGGCCGAATATGCCGATAGCGAGGCTGGCGCCCTCCCCTACGGCGAACAACGGCGGCTGGAGATCGCCCGGGCCATGTGCTGCGATCCCGTCTTGCTGTGTCTCGACGAACCGGCGGCCGGCCTCAACCCGAGCGAAACCGAACAGTTGAGCGAGCTCATCGGGTACATCCGCGACCATCATCACATCAGCGTCCTGCTAATCGAACATGACATGTCCATGGTCATGGGAGTCTCCGACCACATCGTGGTGCTGGATTACGGCCAGAAGATCGCCGAAGGAACGCCCGAGGAAGTCCGCAACGATCCAGCGGTCGTCCAGGCCTACCTGGGCAGCGACGACGACGAGACCGACAACGCCGCGGACGCCACGACGTGA
- a CDS encoding ABC transporter ATP-binding protein — MLKVSGVRTFYGAIEALRGVDIEVAEGEIVTLIGSNGAGKSTLLMTICGNPQARAGEIRFADQDITRFRTWDIVRLGIAQTPEGRRIFPRMTVLENLQMGAVANPDADFDDGVQRAFELFPVLGQRRNQSGGTLSGGEQQMLAIARALISRPKLLLLDEPSLGLAPRLARQIFAVLREINRSSGTTIFLVEQNAYHALRLCHRGYVLANGIVTLEGTGSELLRNPAVQAAYLGGTGQ, encoded by the coding sequence TTGCTCAAAGTATCGGGCGTGCGCACGTTCTACGGCGCGATCGAAGCCCTGCGCGGGGTCGACATCGAGGTCGCCGAGGGCGAGATCGTCACGCTGATCGGCTCGAACGGGGCCGGCAAGTCCACCCTGCTCATGACCATCTGCGGAAATCCGCAGGCTCGAGCCGGCGAGATCCGATTTGCGGATCAGGACATCACCCGCTTCCGTACCTGGGACATCGTGCGCTTGGGGATCGCCCAGACTCCCGAAGGACGGCGGATCTTTCCGCGAATGACGGTGCTCGAAAATCTCCAGATGGGGGCGGTTGCCAATCCGGACGCTGATTTCGATGACGGCGTCCAGCGCGCCTTCGAGTTGTTCCCGGTGCTTGGGCAGCGCCGAAATCAAAGTGGCGGCACGCTTTCTGGTGGCGAGCAACAAATGCTGGCCATCGCGCGGGCACTCATCAGTCGGCCGAAATTGCTGCTGCTTGATGAACCGTCGCTCGGGCTCGCGCCGCGGTTGGCCCGGCAGATCTTTGCGGTACTCCGCGAAATCAACCGATCCAGCGGAACCACGATTTTTCTGGTGGAACAGAACGCCTACCACGCCCTGCGGCTCTGCCACCGTGGATACGTGCTGGCCAACGGCATCGTCACACTGGAAGGGACCGGCAGCGAACTGCTGCGAAATCCTGCGGTCCAGGCCGCCTATCTCGGAGGAACCGGCCAGTGA
- a CDS encoding branched-chain amino acid ABC transporter substrate-binding protein — MDRFGGDDGDSGQPIEVATVGPLTGQYASFGQQLEQGGAAAVADLNAQGGVLGRQLVFSAEDDACDPKQAVAVANSLASKEVPIVIGHFCSGSSIPASNVYAEEGIVQISPASTNPQFTERGLDNVFRTCGRDDAQGLIAGVYLAESHGSDRIAIVHDKTAYGKGLADETRAALNAQGVTEVLYEAYTAGEKDYSTLVSKLKLEQIDVLYVGGYHSEAGLIVRQMRDQGLDTQLISGDALVSQEYWAITGEAGEGTRMTFSPDPRNNPEAADVVKRFREELNYEPEGYTLYTYAAIQAWAQAAESAGSLEPDAIKAALKGGTFETVLGTLSFDEKGDIEGPSYVFYEWSNGDYREVN, encoded by the coding sequence ATGGACCGCTTTGGTGGGGATGACGGTGATTCCGGCCAACCGATCGAAGTCGCTACCGTGGGGCCGCTGACGGGCCAGTACGCGTCGTTCGGTCAGCAACTGGAACAGGGCGGTGCGGCGGCGGTCGCCGACCTGAACGCCCAGGGCGGAGTCCTTGGGAGGCAGCTCGTGTTCTCGGCCGAAGACGACGCATGCGATCCGAAGCAGGCGGTTGCGGTCGCCAACAGCCTGGCGTCCAAGGAAGTTCCGATCGTGATCGGCCACTTCTGTTCCGGGTCGTCGATCCCTGCATCCAACGTCTATGCCGAGGAAGGGATCGTTCAGATCTCGCCGGCATCCACGAACCCGCAATTCACTGAGCGCGGACTTGACAATGTGTTCCGTACCTGCGGCCGTGACGACGCGCAGGGACTGATTGCCGGTGTCTACCTGGCTGAGAGCCATGGGAGCGACCGCATTGCCATCGTCCATGACAAGACGGCATACGGAAAGGGCCTAGCCGACGAGACCCGGGCTGCGCTGAACGCCCAGGGTGTCACGGAGGTTCTGTACGAAGCGTACACGGCAGGTGAAAAAGACTACTCCACGCTGGTATCGAAGCTGAAGCTTGAGCAGATCGACGTGCTCTATGTCGGCGGCTATCACTCCGAAGCCGGTCTGATCGTGCGCCAGATGCGTGATCAGGGTCTTGACACGCAGTTGATTTCCGGGGATGCGCTAGTGTCGCAGGAATACTGGGCGATTACCGGCGAAGCGGGTGAAGGCACCCGGATGACGTTCTCGCCCGACCCGCGGAACAACCCGGAAGCGGCCGATGTCGTAAAGCGGTTCCGGGAAGAGCTGAACTACGAGCCGGAGGGCTACACGCTCTACACCTACGCGGCGATTCAGGCGTGGGCCCAGGCGGCCGAAAGTGCGGGCTCCCTGGAGCCCGACGCCATCAAGGCAGCGCTCAAGGGCGGCACCTTTGAGACTGTGCTCGGCACCCTGAGCTTTGATGAAAAGGGCGATATCGAGGGACCGTCGTATGTCTTCTATGAATGGAGCAACGGCGATTACCGCGAAGTCAATTAG